In Falco biarmicus isolate bFalBia1 chromosome 6, bFalBia1.pri, whole genome shotgun sequence, the following are encoded in one genomic region:
- the TCF21 gene encoding transcription factor 21 encodes MSTGSLSDVEDLQEVEMLECDGLKMDTNKEFGASTESNEEGSNGENGSPQKGRGASGKRKKAPPKKSPLNGVSQEGKQVQRNAANARERARMRVLSKAFSRLKTTLPWVPPDTKLSKLDTLRLASSYIAHLRQILANDKYENGYIHPVNLTWPFMVAGKPESDLKEVVNTNRLCGPTAS; translated from the exons ATGTCCACTGGGTCCCTCAGTGATGTGGAAGATCTGCAGGAGGTGGAGATGCTGGAGTGCGATGGCCTGAAAATGGATACTAACAAAGAGTTTGGGGCGTCCACCGAGAGCAACGAGGAGGGATCCAATGGCGAGAATGGCTCCCCTCAGAAAGGGAGAGGGGCCTCgggcaagaggaaaaaagctccCCCCAAGAAGAGCCCTTTAAATGGAGTGAGCCAGGAGGGAAAGCAGGTCCAGAGAAATGCTGCCAACGCCAGGGAGAGGGCGAGGATGAGGGTCCTTAGCAAagccttctccaggcttaaGACCACCTTGCCCTGGGTGCCCCCAGACACCAAGCTTTCCAAACTGGACACCTTGAGGTTGGCCTCCAGCTACATCGCTCACCTGAGGCAGATCCTAGCCAATGACAAGTACGAAAATGGCTACATCCACCCAGTCAACCTG ACTTGGCCTTTTATGGTAGCCGGCAAACCCGAGAGTGACCTGAAAGAAGTGGTGAACACAAACCGCTTGTGCGGCCCGACGGCATCCTGA